The Callithrix jacchus isolate 240 chromosome 20, calJac240_pri, whole genome shotgun sequence genome has a window encoding:
- the NUP93 gene encoding nuclear pore complex protein Nup93 isoform X13: MAYARQIYIYNEKIVNGHLQPNLVDLCASVAELDDKTEFRCCYPGWSAMARSRLTATSASWVQNISDMWTMVKQMTDVLLTPATDPLKNRSSVEVRMEFVRQALAYLEQSYKNYTLVTVFGNLHQAQLGGVPGTYQLVRSFLNIKLPAPLPGLQDGEVEGHPVWALIYYCMRCGDLLAASQVVNRAQHQLGEFKTWFQEYMNSKDRRLSPATENKLRLHYRRALRNNTDPYKRAVYCIIGRCDVTDNQSEVADKTEDYLWLKLNQVCFDDDGTSSPQDRLTLSQFQKQLLEDYGESHFTVNQQPFLYFQVLFLTAQFEAAIAFLFRMERLRCHAVHVALVLFELKLLLKSSGQSAQLLSHEPGDPPCMRRLNFVRLLMLYTRKFESTDPREALQYFYFLRDEKDSQGENMFLRCVSELVIESREFDMILGKLENDGSRKPGVIDKFTSDTKPIINKVASVAENKGLFEEAAKLYDLAKNADKVLELMNKLLSPVVPQISAPQSNKERLKNMALSIAERYRAQGISANKFVDSTFYLLLDLITFFDEYHSGHIDRAFDIIERLKLVPLNQESVEERVAAFRNFSDEIRHNLSEVLLATMNILFTQFKRLKGTSPSSSSRPQRVIEDRDSQLRSQARTLITFAGMIPYRTSGDTNARLVQMEVLMN; the protein is encoded by the exons ATGGCCTATGCCCGGCAG ATTTATATCTATAATGAGAAGATTGTAAATGGACACCTGCAGCCTAACCTGGTGGACCTTTGTGCTTCCGTTGCGGAGCTGGATGATAAG acggagtttcgctgttgttatccaggctggagtgcaatggcacgatctcggctcaccgcaacctctgcctcctgggttcaa AACATTTCTGACATGTGGACCATGGTGAAACAAATGACAGACGTGTTGTTGACACCAGCAACTGACCCCCTGAAGAATCGCAGCAGCGTGGAAGTGCGCATGGAGTTTGTCAGGCAGGCCTTGGCGTACCTTGAGCAGAG ttataaGAATTACACCCTTGTGACTGTCTTTGGAAATTTGCATCAGGCCCAACTGGGTGGGGTGCCTGGGACTTACCAGTTGGTTCGAAGTTTCCTGAACATTAAACTTCCAGCTCCCTTGCCTGGACTACAG GATGGAGAGGTGGAAGGCCATCCTGTGTGGGCCCTGATTTACTACTGCATGCGCTGTGGAGACCTGCTTGCTGCTTCACAGGTAGTTAATCGAGCCCAGCACCAACTGGGAGAGTTTAAAACCTGGTTCCAGGAGTACATGAACAGCAAGGACAGAAG ATTGTCCCCAGCTACAGAAAACAAGCTCCGGCTGCATTACCGCAGGGCTCTCAGGAACAATACAGATCCCTACAAGCGGGCTGTGTACTGTATCATTGGCAGATGTGATGTCACTGACAACCAGAGTGAAGTGGCGGACAAAACTGAGGACTACCTGTGGCTGAAG TTGAACCAAGTGTGTTTTGACGACGATGGCACCAGCTCCCCACAAGACCGGCTCACTCTCTCACAGTTCCAGAAACAGTTGTTGGAAGACTATG gCGAGTCGCACTTTACAGTGAACCAACAGCCCTTCCTCTACTTCCAAGTCCTATTCCTGACAGCACAGTTTGAAGCTgcaattgcctttctttttcGCATGGAGCGGCTGCGCTGCCATGCTGTCCATGTGGCACTTGTGCTGTTTGAGCTGAAATTGCTTTTAAAGTCCTCCGGACAGAGTGCTCAGCTCC TCAGCCATGAGCCTGGTGACCCTCCTTGCATGCGGCGGCTGAACTTTGTGCGGCTCCTCATGCTCTACACCCGGAAGTTTGAGTCCACGGACCCAAGGGAAGCCCTTCAGTACTTCTATTTCCTCAG GGATGAGAAAGATAGTCAAGGAGAAAACATGTTTCTGCGCTGTGTGAGTGAGCTTGTGATTGAAAGCCGAGAG TTCGATATGATTCTTGGGAAACTAGAGAATGATGGAAGTAGAAAG CCTGGAGTCATAGATAAATTTACTAGTGACACAAAGCCTATTATCAACAAAGTTGCTTCCGTGGCAGAAAATAAGGGACTATTTGAAGAGGCAGCAAAGCTGTATGACCTTGCCAAG AATGCTGATAAGGTACTGGAACTGATGAACAAACTGCTGAGCCCTGTCGTCCCCCAGATCAGTGCCCCGCAGTCCAACAAGGAGAGGCTGAAGAACATGGCGCTCTCCATTGCCGAACG GTATAGGGCTCAAGGAATAAGCGCAAATAAATTTGTGGACTCTACGTTCTATCTTCTTTTGGACTTGATCACCTTTTTTGACGAGTATCATAGTGGCCATATTGATAGAGCTTTTGAT ATAATTGAACGCTTGAAGCTGGTGCCTCTGAACCAGGAAAGTGTGGAAGAGAGAGTGGCCGCCTTCAGAAATTTCAGCGATGAA ATCAGGCACAACCTCTCAGAAGTGCTTCTTGCCACCATGAACATCTTGTTCACACAGTTTAAGAGGCTCAAGGGGACAAGTCCATCCTCGTCGTCCAGGCCCCAGCGAGTCATTGAGGACCGTGACTCT cAACTCCGAAGTCAAGCCCGAACCCTGATTACCTTTGCTGGAATGATACCCTACCGAACGTCTGGGGACACCAATGCAAGGCTGGTGCAGATGGAGGTCCTCATGAATTAA